In a single window of the Agrobacterium fabrum str. C58 genome:
- a CDS encoding LacI family DNA-binding transcriptional regulator: protein MNLKQLSQLLGISQTTISRALNGYPEVSAETRRRVMEAAEKTGYRPNAAAQRLATGKVGSIGLVMPIGEHHRSDVHFGEFLSGLGEEASRSGFHLVIMPTEPENERDALRGLAASGSVDGIYLAYMKNNDPRIAMMQSLSLPFLVHGRSVGVEEDYPYLDVDNEGAFHDATQLLLQLGHTRIGLLNGPEGYDFTYRRCLGVEKALAANGLSLHPDNKRHSSMTDEEGYLGMEALLSRPEKPTAILCASTALALGAIRSLNQRGLKPGRDISLIAHDDVLPLLKPDNFSVPLTTTRSSLRAAGVRVGQRLINRIKLNQTEPHQELWKAELVVRASTGPAPKA from the coding sequence ATGAACCTGAAACAGTTGTCGCAACTGCTGGGGATTTCGCAGACGACCATCAGCCGGGCGCTCAATGGCTATCCCGAGGTCAGCGCGGAAACCCGCCGCCGCGTCATGGAAGCGGCCGAAAAGACCGGTTATCGCCCGAACGCAGCGGCGCAGCGGCTGGCAACGGGCAAGGTCGGTTCCATCGGTCTTGTCATGCCCATCGGCGAGCACCACCGCTCCGACGTGCATTTCGGTGAGTTTCTGAGCGGTCTCGGCGAGGAAGCCTCGCGCAGCGGCTTTCATCTCGTCATCATGCCGACCGAACCCGAAAATGAGCGGGACGCGCTCCGGGGTCTGGCGGCGAGCGGCAGCGTCGACGGCATCTATCTCGCCTACATGAAAAATAACGACCCCCGCATCGCCATGATGCAGTCGCTCTCGCTGCCCTTCCTCGTGCATGGCCGCTCCGTCGGCGTGGAGGAGGATTATCCCTATCTCGACGTGGACAATGAAGGCGCCTTTCACGATGCGACCCAGCTTCTCCTGCAGCTTGGCCATACGCGCATCGGACTACTGAATGGCCCGGAAGGTTATGATTTCACCTACCGGCGCTGTCTCGGGGTGGAAAAGGCGCTGGCGGCCAATGGGCTTTCCCTGCACCCGGATAATAAACGGCATAGCAGCATGACGGATGAAGAAGGTTATCTCGGCATGGAGGCGCTGCTGTCACGCCCGGAAAAACCGACCGCCATTCTCTGCGCCAGTACGGCGCTGGCGCTCGGGGCAATCCGTTCGCTCAATCAGCGGGGGTTAAAGCCCGGCAGGGATATTTCGCTGATCGCCCATGACGACGTGCTGCCGCTTTTGAAGCCCGATAATTTTTCGGTGCCGCTGACCACCACACGCTCGTCGCTGAGGGCAGCCGGGGTGCGCGTGGGTCAGCGCCTGATCAATCGCATCAAGCTCAACCAGACGGAACCGCATCAGGAACTCTGGAAGGCGGAACTCGTGGTGCGCGCTTCGACGGGGCCGGCTCCGAAGGCGTAG
- a CDS encoding ABC transporter substrate-binding protein, which translates to MRKTLLATAASMVLLSGSVFAADLKFAPGADAKFNWKSYEDFKAAHADLKGQTLTIFGPWRGEDEALFQSVLAYFADATGVNVRYSSSENYEQQIVIDTQAGSPPNIAILPQPGLLADLAAKGFLVPLGDDTAKWVEENYGAGKSWVDLGSYKGKDGNKAYFAFPFKADVKSLVWYVPENFEEAGYKVPESMEDLLKLTDQIVADGGTPWCIGLGSGGATGWPATDWVEDLMLRTQPLDVYQKWTTNEVKFTDPAVVAAINEFGKFAKNEKYVSGGVAAVASTDFRDSPKGLFDIPPKCYLHHQASFIPSFFPEGTKVGTDADFFYMPTYASKPELGKPVLGAGTLVTVTKEAPAAKAFVEFLKTPIAHEVWMAQSSFLTPYKGVNVDTYANEQMKRQGEILTTATTFGFDGSDLMPGKIGAGAFWTGMIDFVGGKSADQVAADIQKAWDGLK; encoded by the coding sequence ATGCGGAAGACTCTTTTGGCGACGGCGGCCTCTATGGTGCTGCTGTCGGGTTCGGTCTTTGCTGCCGATCTGAAATTCGCACCCGGCGCAGATGCCAAGTTCAACTGGAAAAGCTACGAGGACTTCAAGGCGGCCCATGCCGACCTGAAAGGCCAGACGCTGACGATTTTCGGGCCCTGGCGTGGCGAGGACGAGGCGCTATTCCAGTCGGTGCTCGCCTATTTCGCCGATGCGACGGGCGTGAATGTCCGTTATTCTTCATCGGAAAATTACGAGCAGCAGATCGTCATCGATACGCAGGCCGGTTCCCCGCCCAATATCGCCATCCTGCCGCAGCCCGGCCTTCTGGCCGATCTCGCCGCCAAGGGTTTCCTTGTGCCGCTAGGCGACGACACTGCCAAATGGGTTGAGGAAAATTACGGCGCTGGCAAATCCTGGGTCGATCTCGGCAGCTACAAGGGCAAGGACGGCAACAAGGCCTATTTCGCTTTCCCCTTTAAGGCCGACGTGAAGTCGCTCGTCTGGTATGTGCCTGAGAACTTCGAGGAAGCGGGCTACAAGGTGCCCGAGAGCATGGAAGATCTGCTCAAGCTGACGGACCAGATCGTCGCCGATGGCGGCACGCCGTGGTGCATCGGTCTTGGCTCCGGCGGCGCGACCGGCTGGCCGGCAACCGACTGGGTGGAAGACCTGATGCTGCGCACGCAGCCGCTTGATGTCTACCAGAAGTGGACGACCAACGAGGTGAAATTCACCGATCCGGCCGTGGTTGCGGCGATCAACGAATTCGGCAAATTCGCCAAGAACGAGAAATATGTGAGCGGCGGCGTTGCGGCCGTGGCCTCCACTGACTTCCGCGACAGCCCGAAGGGCCTCTTCGACATTCCGCCGAAGTGCTACCTGCACCATCAGGCATCGTTCATCCCGTCCTTCTTCCCTGAGGGTACCAAGGTTGGGACGGATGCGGATTTCTTCTACATGCCGACTTACGCATCCAAGCCCGAACTCGGCAAGCCGGTTCTCGGCGCGGGTACTCTGGTCACCGTCACCAAGGAAGCGCCGGCTGCCAAGGCATTCGTCGAATTCCTGAAAACCCCGATTGCCCATGAAGTGTGGATGGCGCAGTCCAGCTTCCTGACACCGTATAAGGGTGTGAATGTCGACACCTATGCCAATGAGCAGATGAAGCGTCAGGGTGAAATCCTGACCACGGCGACGACCTTCGGTTTTGATGGCTCCGACCTGATGCCCGGCAAGATCGGCGCTGGCGCATTCTGGACCGGCATGATCGATTTCGTCGGCGGCAAATCCGCCGATCAGGTCGCCGCCGATATCCAGAAGGCTTGGGACGGCCTGAAGTAA
- a CDS encoding carbohydrate ABC transporter permease, with amino-acid sequence MAQQLVSAIGVMVAGVFACAAYYWLSDKALQMIFPVRSGDVIHASRNLNRRAAVRPWLFIGPALILLLVYLVYPVIATLILSFYDRTGAEFVGLANYRWAFFDAGFRQSIFNNILWLAVVPAACTFFGLVIAVMTDRIWWGNIAKSIVFMPMAISFVGASVIWKFIYEYRAEGQVQIGLLNAVVEFFGGSPEVWISMPFWNNFFLMVILIWIQTGFAMVILSAALRGIPEETIEAAVIDGANGWQIFWKIMVPQIWGTIAVVWTTITILVLKVFDIVLTMTNGQWNTMVLANLMFDWMFRGGGDSGRSAVIALIIMAAVTPIMVWNIRQANREMEGR; translated from the coding sequence ATGGCTCAACAACTCGTGTCCGCCATCGGCGTCATGGTAGCCGGCGTTTTTGCCTGCGCTGCCTATTATTGGCTATCCGATAAGGCGTTGCAGATGATCTTTCCCGTCCGCTCGGGAGACGTCATTCACGCATCCCGCAACCTCAACCGACGTGCCGCCGTTCGGCCGTGGCTTTTCATCGGCCCGGCGCTGATCCTGCTGCTCGTTTATCTGGTCTATCCCGTCATCGCCACGCTGATCCTGTCCTTCTATGATAGGACCGGCGCTGAATTCGTCGGCCTTGCCAATTATCGCTGGGCCTTCTTCGATGCCGGTTTCCGCCAGTCGATCTTCAACAATATCCTCTGGCTGGCCGTCGTGCCGGCCGCCTGCACCTTCTTCGGCCTCGTCATTGCCGTTATGACCGACCGCATCTGGTGGGGCAACATCGCCAAATCCATCGTCTTCATGCCGATGGCGATCTCCTTTGTCGGCGCGTCGGTCATCTGGAAGTTCATCTACGAATACCGCGCCGAGGGCCAGGTGCAGATCGGCCTCCTCAACGCCGTCGTCGAATTTTTCGGCGGCAGCCCGGAGGTTTGGATTTCCATGCCCTTCTGGAACAATTTCTTCCTGATGGTGATCCTCATCTGGATCCAGACCGGTTTCGCCATGGTCATCCTGTCGGCGGCGTTGCGCGGCATTCCGGAAGAAACCATCGAGGCGGCCGTCATCGATGGCGCCAATGGCTGGCAGATTTTCTGGAAGATCATGGTTCCACAGATCTGGGGCACCATCGCCGTCGTCTGGACGACCATTACCATCCTCGTGCTCAAGGTCTTCGATATCGTGCTGACCATGACCAACGGCCAATGGAACACCATGGTTCTCGCCAATCTCATGTTCGACTGGATGTTCCGCGGTGGAGGCGATAGCGGCCGAAGTGCTGTGATCGCGCTCATCATCATGGCGGCCGTTACCCCGATCATGGTCTGGAACATCCGCCAGGCAAACCGCGAGATGGAGGGCCGCTGA
- a CDS encoding carbohydrate ABC transporter permease, whose product MNIIKRLRRVGLPRLIVHASVLLVVLLWLLPTLGILVSSLRDKDQITVSGWWTAFSSSEQTAAVRLADASVQKQDGSRYVIAGNVFENGQGGKVAAFGVRVQEPTAFKAGEAADIGDGETLLVNSDGTYEYSKAVSFEGSRGKRVYISVATPPVFTLDNYRTVLTSEGIGQSFVNSLTVAVPATVIPILIAAFAAYALSWMNFSGRNLLIAMVVGLIVVPLQMSLIPLLRLYNEIGTIFGVPSKTYAGIWLAHTAFGLPLAIYLLRNYISGLPKEIIESARVDGASDFEIFVKIILPLSFPALASFAIFQFLWTWNDLLVAMVFLGTQKDELVLTGALNALLGSRGGNWEILTASAFVTIIVPLGVFFALQRYLVRGLLAGSVKGG is encoded by the coding sequence ATGAACATAATCAAACGTCTTCGCCGCGTCGGCTTGCCGCGCCTCATCGTCCACGCCAGTGTTCTGCTCGTCGTGCTTCTCTGGCTGCTGCCCACCCTCGGCATTCTCGTCAGCTCGCTGCGCGACAAGGACCAAATCACCGTATCCGGCTGGTGGACGGCTTTCTCCAGCTCGGAACAGACGGCGGCGGTTCGCCTTGCCGATGCTTCCGTGCAGAAGCAGGACGGCAGCCGCTATGTCATAGCTGGCAACGTTTTCGAAAACGGGCAGGGTGGCAAGGTAGCCGCGTTCGGCGTCCGCGTACAGGAGCCGACGGCCTTCAAAGCCGGGGAGGCTGCCGATATCGGTGATGGCGAGACACTTCTCGTCAATTCAGACGGCACCTACGAATACAGCAAGGCTGTAAGCTTCGAGGGTTCGCGCGGCAAGCGTGTCTATATTTCCGTCGCGACGCCACCCGTCTTCACGCTCGATAATTATCGCACGGTCCTGACCTCGGAAGGCATCGGCCAGTCCTTCGTCAACTCGCTGACCGTGGCGGTTCCGGCAACCGTCATCCCGATCCTCATCGCCGCCTTCGCCGCCTATGCCCTGTCATGGATGAACTTTTCCGGCCGTAATCTGCTGATCGCCATGGTGGTGGGCCTCATTGTCGTGCCATTGCAGATGTCGCTCATCCCGCTTCTGCGGCTTTATAACGAAATCGGCACCATCTTCGGCGTGCCGTCCAAGACCTATGCCGGTATCTGGCTGGCGCATACCGCCTTTGGCCTGCCGCTCGCCATCTATCTGCTGCGCAACTACATTTCCGGCCTGCCGAAAGAGATCATCGAAAGTGCCCGTGTCGATGGCGCGAGTGATTTCGAAATCTTCGTCAAGATCATCCTGCCGCTGTCCTTCCCGGCGCTCGCCTCCTTCGCCATCTTCCAGTTCCTCTGGACGTGGAACGACCTGCTCGTCGCCATGGTTTTCCTCGGCACGCAGAAGGACGAGCTGGTGCTGACGGGTGCGCTCAACGCGCTGCTTGGCTCGCGCGGCGGCAATTGGGAGATCCTCACCGCCTCGGCCTTTGTCACCATCATCGTGCCGCTTGGCGTCTTCTTCGCCCTTCAACGTTATCTCGTGCGTGGCCTGCTCGCGGGCTCCGTCAAGGGAGGCTGA
- a CDS encoding alpha-glucosidase family protein, with protein MTASVTSALTPNKDWWRGAVIYQIYPRSYQDSNGDGIGDLKGITDRLHHIAGLGADAIWISPFFTSPMKDFGYDVSNYVDVDPMFGTLADFDGLIAEAHRLGIRVMIDLVLSHTSDQHPWFVESRASRNNPKSDWYVWSEAKPDGTPPNNWLSIFGGSGWQWDPTRMQYYMHNFLTSQPDLNLHNPEVQEELLNITRFWLKRGVDGFRLDTINFYFHDLELRDNPALAPERRNASTAPAVNPYNFQEHLYDKNRPENIAFLKRFRAVLDEFPDIAAVGEVGDSQRGLEIVGEYTSGDDKMQMCYAFEFLAPDALTPQRVADVQADFARAAPEGWACWAFSNHDVVRHVSRWGEHVEDKDAFAKLLSALLMTQRGSVCIYEGEELGLTEADIAFEDLQDPYGIQFWPEFKGRDGCRTPMVWDAGHAQAGFSTSDKIWLPIPAEHKQRAVSAQQGNEASVLEHYRRFLAFRKQHPAFAKGGIEFQPLEGDVLSYTRKLGNETILCLFNLSATPANATLPKGNWEVLEGHGFASGLEGTSVELPAWGAFFARYA; from the coding sequence ATGACCGCTTCGGTGACTTCCGCTTTGACGCCTAACAAGGACTGGTGGCGTGGTGCGGTGATCTATCAGATCTACCCGCGCTCCTATCAGGACTCCAATGGCGACGGCATCGGCGATCTCAAGGGCATTACCGACCGTCTGCATCACATCGCCGGTCTCGGTGCCGATGCGATCTGGATTTCGCCCTTTTTCACCTCGCCGATGAAGGATTTCGGCTACGACGTCTCGAACTATGTCGATGTCGATCCGATGTTCGGCACGCTTGCCGATTTCGACGGGCTGATTGCCGAAGCCCACCGGCTTGGCATCCGCGTGATGATCGACCTCGTTCTGTCGCACACGTCTGACCAGCATCCGTGGTTCGTGGAAAGCCGCGCCAGCCGCAACAATCCGAAATCGGACTGGTATGTCTGGTCGGAAGCGAAGCCCGATGGCACACCGCCTAACAACTGGCTGTCGATCTTCGGCGGTTCCGGCTGGCAGTGGGATCCCACCCGCATGCAATATTACATGCACAACTTCCTGACCTCGCAACCGGACCTCAACCTGCATAACCCTGAAGTGCAGGAGGAACTGCTTAATATCACCCGCTTCTGGCTGAAGCGCGGCGTCGATGGTTTCCGCCTCGACACTATCAACTTCTATTTCCATGATCTGGAATTACGAGACAACCCGGCGCTGGCACCGGAGCGCCGCAATGCCTCGACCGCGCCTGCAGTCAATCCCTACAATTTCCAGGAACATCTCTACGATAAGAACCGCCCGGAAAACATCGCCTTCCTGAAGCGCTTCCGCGCGGTGCTGGACGAATTCCCCGATATCGCCGCCGTTGGCGAAGTGGGCGACAGCCAGCGCGGTCTCGAAATCGTCGGTGAATACACCTCCGGCGATGACAAGATGCAGATGTGCTATGCCTTCGAATTCCTCGCACCCGATGCGCTCACCCCCCAGCGCGTTGCCGATGTGCAGGCGGATTTTGCGCGCGCAGCACCAGAGGGCTGGGCCTGCTGGGCCTTCTCCAACCATGATGTCGTGCGCCATGTCAGCCGCTGGGGCGAGCATGTCGAGGACAAGGATGCCTTCGCGAAGCTGCTGTCGGCACTGCTGATGACGCAGCGAGGCTCCGTCTGCATCTATGAGGGCGAGGAACTGGGCCTCACTGAAGCCGATATTGCTTTCGAGGACTTACAGGACCCCTATGGCATCCAGTTCTGGCCGGAATTCAAGGGTCGCGATGGTTGCCGCACGCCGATGGTGTGGGATGCGGGCCATGCGCAGGCCGGCTTTTCGACTTCGGACAAGATCTGGCTGCCCATTCCGGCCGAGCACAAGCAGCGCGCCGTCAGCGCCCAGCAGGGCAACGAGGCGTCGGTGCTGGAGCATTACCGCCGCTTCCTCGCCTTCCGCAAACAGCACCCGGCTTTCGCCAAGGGCGGCATCGAATTCCAGCCGCTTGAGGGAGACGTGCTGAGCTACACCCGCAAGCTGGGCAACGAAACCATTCTGTGCCTTTTCAATCTGTCCGCAACGCCGGCAAATGCCACGCTGCCGAAAGGGAACTGGGAGGTTCTCGAAGGCCATGGCTTTGCAAGCGGCCTTGAAGGCACAAGCGTAGAACTTCCGGCATGGGGCGCTTTCTTCGCCCGTTACGCCTGA
- a CDS encoding ABC transporter ATP-binding protein — MTSLVLKDIRKSYGQVKVLHGIDLQIEQGEFIVFVGPSGCGKSTLLRMIAGLEEITGGEMFIDGQLVNEIPPSRRGIAMVFQSYALYPHMTVYDNMAFGMKIAKENKQEIDRRVRAAAEILQLTQYLERLPKALSGGQRQRVAIGRAICRNPKVFLFDEPLSNLDAALRVATRIEIAKLNEQMADTTMIYVTHDQVEAMTLADRIVVLNAGRVEQVGPPLELYERPANLFVAKFIGSPAMNIIAAKIVGTGERTSIELAGGKTLAVDVPTPATEQGKAASFGVRPEDLSIVTGDDYLFEGKVAIVEALGEVTLLYLEAPKGQEPIIVKVPGIVSVGKGETLRFAAPQEKLHLFDAAGKTYRP; from the coding sequence ATGACAAGTCTCGTTCTCAAGGATATCCGCAAATCCTACGGGCAGGTGAAGGTCCTGCACGGCATCGACCTGCAGATCGAACAGGGCGAATTCATCGTTTTCGTCGGGCCTTCGGGCTGCGGAAAATCGACGTTGCTGCGCATGATCGCCGGTCTGGAGGAAATCACCGGCGGCGAGATGTTCATCGACGGCCAGCTGGTCAACGAAATTCCGCCCTCGCGGCGGGGCATCGCCATGGTGTTCCAGTCCTATGCGCTTTATCCGCACATGACTGTCTACGACAACATGGCCTTCGGCATGAAGATCGCCAAGGAAAACAAGCAGGAGATCGACCGCCGCGTTCGCGCCGCTGCCGAAATCCTGCAGCTGACGCAATATCTGGAGCGTCTGCCCAAGGCGCTTTCCGGTGGCCAGCGCCAGCGTGTCGCCATCGGCCGCGCCATCTGCCGGAATCCCAAGGTCTTCCTGTTCGATGAGCCTCTGTCGAACCTCGACGCGGCGCTGCGCGTTGCCACCCGCATCGAGATCGCCAAGCTCAACGAACAGATGGCCGATACGACGATGATCTACGTCACCCACGACCAGGTGGAGGCGATGACGCTGGCGGACCGCATCGTCGTTTTGAATGCGGGCCGTGTGGAACAGGTCGGCCCGCCGCTCGAACTTTACGAAAGGCCCGCCAATCTTTTCGTGGCGAAGTTCATCGGCTCGCCCGCCATGAACATCATCGCGGCAAAGATTGTCGGAACCGGCGAACGCACCTCGATCGAACTGGCCGGTGGCAAGACGCTGGCCGTCGATGTTCCGACACCCGCGACCGAGCAGGGCAAGGCTGCAAGCTTCGGGGTTCGGCCGGAAGATCTGAGCATTGTCACCGGCGATGACTATCTTTTCGAAGGCAAGGTCGCGATCGTCGAGGCTTTGGGTGAAGTGACCCTGCTTTATCTCGAAGCGCCCAAGGGGCAGGAGCCGATCATCGTCAAGGTGCCGGGCATTGTTTCCGTCGGCAAGGGAGAAACATTGCGGTTTGCCGCGCCCCAGGAAAAGCTTCACCTCTTTGATGCCGCGGGCAAGACTTACCGCCCATAA
- a CDS encoding metallophosphoesterase encodes MIFSSKRRDVLKLMAGTAMLPLLLTATPVMAQDVALRAIIISDLHSAYERIGQLLAAIETRIATDRVPHIILLNGDLFEIGNAVAARSAGEIEWTFLTALARLAPTVINIGNHEPDIDNDLANFVTRAQALGITVLSNIIDKRSGKPYAPDRAEVKVGDRKVILAGLATNAINTYPKATREMLDIPQPVEWAKVNLPEIVKADAINIVLSHAGVVADRDILPLLPDGTLLVGGHDHLNFVHEQGATRYVHTGSWCTSMTVATIAGPGKAAAIETVTIDRDAPASPALKTLIEQTLEKHLTAEEREVVGKSVKAMTVDEAGRHVAQLIAAKTGADVGFVAHTSFGAGLPNGDIRRYDFNASLRFDGKLMVTEVDGEALAQILKRCNQDGDIPLTERTGDYLYAMPEKPEQKGRYKLVCNDWSATNQKSYFGRGDLTFTEVADVKLKQTVLGGLS; translated from the coding sequence ATGATTTTCTCGAGCAAACGCCGCGATGTGCTGAAGCTTATGGCAGGCACCGCCATGCTGCCGCTGTTGCTGACAGCCACGCCTGTTATGGCGCAGGACGTGGCGCTGCGTGCGATCATCATCTCCGACCTGCATTCGGCCTATGAACGCATCGGCCAGCTCCTCGCGGCAATAGAAACCCGCATCGCCACCGACAGGGTGCCCCATATCATTCTCCTGAACGGGGACCTGTTCGAGATCGGCAACGCAGTGGCCGCCCGTTCGGCCGGCGAAATCGAGTGGACATTCCTCACGGCGCTCGCCAGGCTCGCGCCCACAGTCATCAATATCGGCAATCATGAGCCTGATATCGATAATGACCTCGCCAATTTTGTTACCCGTGCCCAGGCGCTTGGCATCACCGTGCTTTCCAACATCATCGACAAGCGCAGCGGCAAACCCTATGCGCCTGACAGGGCCGAGGTGAAGGTTGGCGACCGGAAGGTCATCCTCGCGGGCCTCGCCACCAACGCCATCAACACCTATCCCAAGGCCACACGCGAGATGCTCGACATTCCGCAGCCGGTGGAATGGGCCAAAGTCAATCTGCCTGAAATCGTCAAAGCCGATGCGATCAATATCGTTCTGAGCCACGCAGGCGTCGTTGCCGACCGCGATATTCTGCCGCTGCTGCCTGACGGTACGCTGCTGGTGGGCGGCCATGATCACCTGAACTTCGTGCATGAACAGGGCGCGACGCGTTATGTCCATACCGGTTCCTGGTGCACGTCCATGACGGTTGCGACCATCGCCGGTCCCGGCAAGGCCGCTGCCATCGAAACGGTCACCATCGATCGTGATGCTCCTGCCTCCCCTGCCCTCAAGACCCTGATCGAACAGACGCTTGAAAAACACCTCACTGCGGAAGAGCGGGAAGTCGTCGGCAAGTCCGTCAAGGCGATGACCGTCGATGAGGCCGGCCGCCATGTGGCGCAGCTCATCGCTGCAAAGACCGGTGCCGATGTCGGCTTCGTCGCCCACACCTCCTTCGGTGCGGGCCTGCCGAACGGCGACATTCGCCGTTATGACTTCAACGCCTCGCTACGCTTCGACGGCAAGCTGATGGTGACGGAGGTGGATGGCGAGGCGCTTGCGCAAATCCTCAAACGCTGCAATCAGGACGGCGACATTCCGCTTACCGAGCGTACCGGCGACTATCTCTATGCCATGCCGGAGAAGCCGGAACAGAAAGGGCGCTACAAGCTCGTCTGCAACGACTGGTCGGCCACCAACCAGAAATCCTATTTCGGCCGTGGCGACCTGACCTTTACCGAGGTGGCGGATGTGAAGCTGAAGCAGACGGTTCTGGGCGGGCTTTCTTAA
- the edd gene encoding phosphogluconate dehydratase, whose translation MSADSRIQAITARIVERSKPYRETYLERLRLQVSKGVHRSVLSCGNLAHGFAVCSPADKDILAGDRVPNLGIITAYNDMLSAHQPYETFPAIIRDAAKEAGGIAQVAGAVPAMCDGVTQGQPGMELSLFSRDAIAMAAGIGLSHNMFDAAVYLGVCDKIVPGLVIAALAFGHLPAVFVPAGPMTSGLPNDEKSRIRQLYAEGKVGRAELLEAESKSYHGPGTCTFYGTANSNQMLMEIMGFHMPGSSFINPGTPLRDALTREAANRALAITAQGNEFTPAGEMIDERSVVNGVVGLHATGGSTNHTMHLIAMARAAGIILTWQDISDLSDIVPLLARVYPNGLADVNHFHAAGGMGFLIKQLLKQGFVHDDVRTVFGQGLSAYTVDAMLDEKGAVTRQPSPEQSHDPKVLSSIETPFQSTGGLKMLTGNLGKSVIKISAVKPERHIIEAPAIVFHDQQELQDAFKDGKLNRDFIAVVRFQGPKANGMPELHRLTPPLGVLQDRGFKVALVTDGRMSGASGKVPAAIHVTPEASDCGPISLIRDGDIIRLDAISGTLEVLVSAAELAKREPARADLSGNEWGMGRELFAPFRRNAGPADQGASVLFH comes from the coding sequence ATGTCCGCCGATTCCCGCATTCAGGCCATTACCGCCCGCATCGTCGAACGTTCCAAGCCCTACCGCGAGACCTATCTCGAGCGGCTGCGGCTGCAGGTTTCGAAGGGCGTTCACCGTTCCGTTCTGTCCTGCGGCAATCTTGCGCATGGATTTGCCGTCTGTTCCCCCGCCGACAAGGACATCCTTGCCGGCGACCGGGTTCCCAATCTCGGCATTATCACCGCCTATAACGACATGCTGTCGGCGCACCAGCCCTACGAGACCTTCCCGGCGATCATCCGTGATGCGGCGAAGGAAGCGGGCGGCATCGCGCAGGTAGCGGGCGCGGTTCCCGCCATGTGCGACGGCGTGACCCAGGGCCAGCCCGGCATGGAGCTTTCGCTGTTTTCCCGCGATGCCATTGCCATGGCAGCCGGCATAGGCCTGTCGCACAACATGTTCGACGCCGCCGTCTATCTCGGCGTTTGTGACAAGATCGTGCCCGGCCTCGTCATCGCCGCGCTCGCCTTTGGCCACCTGCCCGCCGTCTTCGTTCCCGCCGGTCCAATGACATCTGGCCTGCCGAATGACGAAAAATCCCGCATTCGCCAGCTTTATGCCGAAGGCAAGGTCGGCCGCGCCGAGCTGCTGGAGGCGGAATCCAAGTCCTATCACGGCCCCGGCACCTGCACCTTCTACGGCACCGCCAATTCGAACCAGATGCTGATGGAGATCATGGGTTTCCATATGCCCGGTTCGTCCTTCATCAATCCCGGCACACCGCTGCGTGATGCACTCACCCGTGAAGCAGCCAACCGCGCGCTGGCGATCACCGCGCAGGGCAATGAATTCACGCCGGCGGGCGAGATGATCGACGAAAGATCCGTCGTCAACGGCGTCGTCGGCCTGCATGCGACGGGTGGCTCCACCAACCACACCATGCACCTGATCGCCATGGCGCGCGCCGCCGGCATCATTCTCACCTGGCAGGATATTTCCGATCTTTCCGACATCGTGCCGCTGCTCGCCCGCGTTTATCCCAACGGGCTTGCCGATGTGAACCATTTCCATGCCGCCGGCGGTATGGGCTTCCTCATCAAGCAGCTGCTGAAGCAGGGCTTCGTGCATGATGATGTGCGAACCGTCTTCGGACAGGGGCTTTCGGCCTACACCGTCGATGCCATGCTTGACGAGAAGGGTGCAGTCACCCGCCAGCCCTCCCCCGAACAGAGCCATGACCCGAAGGTTCTGTCCAGCATCGAAACGCCGTTCCAGTCGACCGGCGGCCTGAAGATGCTGACCGGCAATCTCGGCAAATCGGTGATCAAGATTTCGGCCGTCAAGCCGGAACGCCACATCATCGAAGCACCGGCGATCGTTTTCCATGATCAGCAGGAACTTCAAGACGCGTTCAAGGACGGCAAGCTTAACCGTGACTTCATTGCGGTTGTCCGCTTCCAGGGGCCGAAGGCCAATGGCATGCCGGAACTGCACCGCCTGACGCCGCCGCTCGGCGTGCTGCAGGACCGCGGCTTCAAGGTGGCGCTGGTGACTGACGGGCGTATGTCTGGCGCATCCGGCAAGGTGCCGGCTGCCATCCATGTCACGCCGGAAGCCTCCGATTGCGGCCCGATCTCGCTTATCCGCGATGGCGACATCATCCGTCTCGACGCCATTTCCGGAACGCTGGAAGTGCTGGTTTCCGCCGCCGAGCTGGCAAAACGTGAACCGGCGCGTGCCGATCTTTCCGGTAATGAATGGGGCATGGGCCGCGAACTTTTCGCCCCCTTCCGCCGCAATGCCGGCCCGGCCGATCAGGGCGCCAGCGTTCTCTTCCATTGA